The following nucleotide sequence is from Deinococcus proteolyticus MRP.
GGACAGGGCGTGACCGTGCGTGGCGGCCGCGCCACCCTGGCAGACGGCACCCTGGCCGGCAGCGTACTGACGATGGACCAGGCCCTGCGAAACGCGGTGGCGGCCGGCGTCCCGCTGCACGAGGCCAGCCGCATGGCGTCGGCCCACCCGGCCCGTTCGCTGGGCCTCACCGACCGGGGCGAACTGCGCGGCGGTCAGCGTGCCGACCTGGTGGTGCTGGACGAAACGTTGCAGGTGCTGAGCGTATATATCGGTGGGCAGCAGCTGGCTCCGGTGCCGCTGGCCCCCATTTCCCCGTAAGGAGAGTTATGACCGAATCCCTGAACGCTGGGGCTTCCCGCCCCGAACCCCTGATGCTGCGCGAGACCCGCGAGATTCCCCAGGTGCTGCGCCAGCAGCGTGAAAACAACTCCGCCGTGACCCAGGCCCTGGCTGCGCGCCTGCGGGAGCGGATGCCGGCCTATGCGGTCACCATTGCCCGTGGCAGCAGCGACCACGCCGGCCGGGTGATCAAGTACGCCCTGGAAATCGGGCTGGGCCTGCCGGTGGGCAGCGTGGGCCCCAGCGTGCAGACGGTGTATGGCCGTGAACTGAACCTGGATGGGGCGCTGGTCATCGCCATTTCGCAGTCGGGGGCCAGCCCGGACGTGGTGGAAACGGTGCAGGCCGCCCGCCGCAGCGGCGCCGTGACGGTGGCGCTGGTCAATGTGGAAGACTCCGAGCTGGCCCAGGCCGCCGAGTGGGTGTTGCCGCTGCACTGCGGTCCCGAGCGGGCGGTGGCGGCCACCAAGAGCTATCTGGCCAGCCTCCACGCGCTGCTGCCGCTGCTGGCTGAGCTGACCGACGACGCCGGGCTGCGGGCCAGCCTGGACCGTCTGCCGCAGGTGTGTGAGCAGACGTTGGAGCTGGAAGGCCAGGCCCGCGAACTGGCGGAGCGTTACCGCTTTGCCGAGAACCTGATCGTGCTGTCGCGGGGGCTGCATTTCGGGGTGGGCCTGGAAGCGGCCCTGAAGATGAAAGAAACCAGCGGCCTGCACGCCGAAGCCTACTCGGCGGCCGAGTTCAGCCACGGTCCCAAGCGCCTGATTGCCGAGGGGGTGCCGCTGCTGGGCCTGACCTCGCAGGACGCCGCTGCCGGTGCCACTGCCGAGGCTTACCGCGCCCTGCAGGCGGACGGTGCCGACCTGCGCACCCTGGGCCCGGCCACCGGAAGTGACCTTACCGTGCCGGCCAGCGGCCATCCCTTTACCGACCCCATTCCCACAGCGCTGGCGTTTTACCTGTTCGCAGCGCACCTGTCGCTGGAGCGCGGCAACGACCCCGACCAGCCCCCGCTGCTGAACAAGGTGACCCGTACTCGCTGAGCCGATCTGCGGCGCAGTGTCAGGCCAGGCGCCCGGTGGTCGGGAGCTTGGCCTGCTGACGTTTCATACGCACTGCGCCGAATTCAGCCGCCCGCCTGCCCCGGAGCCACGCTCAGCGGGCGCAGGCCACGGGCTTCGGCAGCGGCCCGCAGCTCCTCACGGAAATCGGGGTGGGCGATGGCCGTCAGTGCCTGCGCCCGCTCACTGAGGCTGAGGCCGTACAGGTCGGCCACGCCATATTCCGTCACCACGTAGCGCACGTCGCCCCGGGTGGTCACCACACCGGCGCCCGGTTGCAGCGTGGGCACGATGCGCGACACCGCCCGGCCGCCCACCTGCGCCGTACTGGTCACGGCCATGATGGCCCGCCCGCCCTCGCTGGCGCTGGCCCCGCGCACGAAATCCAGCTGGCCGCCGAAGCCGGACACCATCCGGGTGCCCACCGAGTCGGCGCAGACCTGCCCGGTCAGGTCAATTTCGATGGCCGAGTTGATGGCGGTCATGCGGTGGTTGCGGGCAATCAGGTTCACGTCGTTGGTGTAGTTGCTGGGGTACATCTGAATCATGGGGTTGCGGTCGGCAAAGCGGTACAGCTCCGGGGTGCCCAGCATCAGCGTGCCGGTAATCTGGCCGGGATGGACCGTTTTGCGCCGCCCGGTGATGATGCCGGCCTGTACCGCGTGCATCACAGACGTGCTGATCAGCTCGGTGTGCAGGCCCAGATCCTTTTTGCCGTGCATGGCCGCCAGCGCCGCGTCGGGAATGGCCCCGATACCGATTTGCAGGGTGTCGCCGTCTTGGACCAGGTCCGCAATGTGCTGGCCTATCAGGATTTCTTCGGGCGTCAGGGCAGGCGCGGGGGCGCCGGGCAGTGCGAAGTCGTCTTCCACCAGCACGTCCAGTTCGCTCAGGTGCAGGTGACAGTCGCCGTACATGCGCGGCATCTGGGCATTGACCAGCGCGATGACGAGGGGGGCCTTACGGGCTGCGGCCTGCATGCCCACCACCTCGGTACCCAGGCTGACGAAGCCGTGCCGGTCAGGCGGCGACACCTGTACGATGGCAGCGTCCAGCGGCAGCCAGCCCGACGTGAACAGCTCCGGAATGTCCTTAAGGAACACCGGGATGTAATCCACTTGTCCCTGCCCGTAGGCGTGACGGTCGGCCGGCCCCATAAACAGGGCCCGGCGCAGAAAAGGGCTGCCTGCGTCGGGAAAAGGGTTTTCGCCCATCAGCAGCACCGAGTAGAGTTCGCTGCCGCGCAGGCGCTCGCCCTGGTTCATCAGTTCGTGTAGCAGTGGGGTGGGGGTGGCGGCATTGCCCGAAAGGGCAACCCGTGCGCCGGGGCGGAGGCGGGATACGGCCTCGGCGGCCGTCAGCCGCTGCGGCGTACGCAAGGATGGACTGGACATGGGTGCAGTGTGCCAGCGCGGCGTTGGGCCGGGTGCCCCGCCGGGGAGGGGCACACGCACTGCTCAAGTTCCTAGCATTCCGCAAGTGGCTGTGCGAGTCCATGCCGCTCAGGCCCTGCTTGTCATTCCCGGAGGCCAAGTGCCATCCTCTCAAGCTTCAGGGATTTGGCCGCCCTCCGTGTCCGTCGCTGCTGGGGTCACCTGGCTGCTGCACCCGCAGGTCGCCCTTCAGCAGGTCACCAGCCAGCAGGTCACGCAGCGCCGCGCTCTCGTTGGGGGCGCGGCCTTCCAGCACCTGTTCGGTCAGCCAGCGCTTGACCGGGCCGATGTCCTGCGGGGCCAGGCCCAGTGTCCGCAGGTCGTGGCCGCTGAGCGCCAGGTCGTGCTGCGAAAACGTGCGGGGCAGGTCGGCGGCGGCGGCGCGGATAAAGTCCTGCCGCGCCTGAATCTGCGCCGGGTCTTCGCCCACATGGGCCAGCCGGTCGGCGGCGTAGAGGTCCAGCAGCGGGTCCAGCAGGTCGCCGGCAGCAGCGGCCAGGCGGCGGGCGGCGGCCGGGCTGCCCGCCTGACCGGGGCGCATGTGCAGCTCCACCAGCCGGCCCAGGTCGCGCACATGCTGGCTGTCGGCACGCAGCCGGCGCAGGCTCTGACGGGTCAGCTCGGCCCCCACCCGTTCGTGCCCGTAAAAATGTCCATGCAGGCCCTGTGGCCCCTGCTCCAGCGTGCGCGTGCGCCCCTTGCCGATGTCGTGGAAAAAGCCCGCCTGCCGGGTGAGCGGTGCGGCGCCCATGCGGTCCAGCTCCGCTACTACAGTCAGCAGGTGGTCCGATACGGTTTCGCGGTGGTGGGGATTGTGCTGCGTCAGGCCGTCCACTTCGGTCCAGGCGGGAACGAGGACGCCCAGCGCTCCCACCTCTGCCAGCCAGCGCAGACCCTGGGCGCTGTGGGGGCCGGCAAACAGCTTGAGCCACTCGCGCCACAGCCGCTCGGGGGCCACCTCAGCCAGCCGGGGAGCCAGGGCGCGGGCCGCCGCAGTCAGCTCGGCATCCGGGGTCAGGCCCTGCGCGGCGAAGCGGGCCGCCCGCAGCAACCGCAGCGGGTCTTCGGCCAGCCGCTCCGCCGCCGACCCGCTGGCCCGCAGCCGCCCCGCCTCCAGGTCGGCCCGGCCACCGAAAGGGTCAGCGAGGTCGTCTGTGCCAGTCGGGCACAGGCGCAGGGCCAGCGCATTGACCGTAAAGTCGCGCCGCGCCAGGTCGTCTGTCAGTGGCAGGCGCGGGTCGCTGAGCCAGCCCGGCCCAGTGCCTGTCACAGCGCCTGTCGCTGCGTCCAGAGCGGCGCGGCTGGGCAGGGCCAGGTCCAGCCACTCGCCGGCCCACTTCACCTTGAGCACCCGGAACGATGCTCCGACCCCCAGCACCGGCGCGGGGGCCAGCCGGCGGCGCAGCAGGTCTTCCAGGGCGTCCGGGTCCAGCTGTGGGTGCCGCACCAACAGGTCCAGGTCGCTGCCGACCACACCGCGCAGCCGGTCCCGCACGGCGCCGCCCACCAGATACAGTTCGCAGCCCGAGCCCTCCAGTGCTCCGCACAGCTCCCGCAGCGTGGGAAAGTCGGCCAGCGTGAGCCCGGCGGGGCGGACTGGGAGGGAAGAATCCGGAATCACAGCTCAGTCTAAGGCCACGCC
It contains:
- a CDS encoding SIS domain-containing protein, giving the protein MTESLNAGASRPEPLMLRETREIPQVLRQQRENNSAVTQALAARLRERMPAYAVTIARGSSDHAGRVIKYALEIGLGLPVGSVGPSVQTVYGRELNLDGALVIAISQSGASPDVVETVQAARRSGAVTVALVNVEDSELAQAAEWVLPLHCGPERAVAATKSYLASLHALLPLLAELTDDAGLRASLDRLPQVCEQTLELEGQARELAERYRFAENLIVLSRGLHFGVGLEAALKMKETSGLHAEAYSAAEFSHGPKRLIAEGVPLLGLTSQDAAAGATAEAYRALQADGADLRTLGPATGSDLTVPASGHPFTDPIPTALAFYLFAAHLSLERGNDPDQPPLLNKVTRTR
- a CDS encoding acetyl-CoA hydrolase/transferase family protein; the encoded protein is MSSPSLRTPQRLTAAEAVSRLRPGARVALSGNAATPTPLLHELMNQGERLRGSELYSVLLMGENPFPDAGSPFLRRALFMGPADRHAYGQGQVDYIPVFLKDIPELFTSGWLPLDAAIVQVSPPDRHGFVSLGTEVVGMQAAARKAPLVIALVNAQMPRMYGDCHLHLSELDVLVEDDFALPGAPAPALTPEEILIGQHIADLVQDGDTLQIGIGAIPDAALAAMHGKKDLGLHTELISTSVMHAVQAGIITGRRKTVHPGQITGTLMLGTPELYRFADRNPMIQMYPSNYTNDVNLIARNHRMTAINSAIEIDLTGQVCADSVGTRMVSGFGGQLDFVRGASASEGGRAIMAVTSTAQVGGRAVSRIVPTLQPGAGVVTTRGDVRYVVTEYGVADLYGLSLSERAQALTAIAHPDFREELRAAAEARGLRPLSVAPGQAGG
- a CDS encoding CCA tRNA nucleotidyltransferase translates to MIPDSSLPVRPAGLTLADFPTLRELCGALEGSGCELYLVGGAVRDRLRGVVGSDLDLLVRHPQLDPDALEDLLRRRLAPAPVLGVGASFRVLKVKWAGEWLDLALPSRAALDAATGAVTGTGPGWLSDPRLPLTDDLARRDFTVNALALRLCPTGTDDLADPFGGRADLEAGRLRASGSAAERLAEDPLRLLRAARFAAQGLTPDAELTAAARALAPRLAEVAPERLWREWLKLFAGPHSAQGLRWLAEVGALGVLVPAWTEVDGLTQHNPHHRETVSDHLLTVVAELDRMGAAPLTRQAGFFHDIGKGRTRTLEQGPQGLHGHFYGHERVGAELTRQSLRRLRADSQHVRDLGRLVELHMRPGQAGSPAAARRLAAAAGDLLDPLLDLYAADRLAHVGEDPAQIQARQDFIRAAAADLPRTFSQHDLALSGHDLRTLGLAPQDIGPVKRWLTEQVLEGRAPNESAALRDLLAGDLLKGDLRVQQPGDPSSDGHGGRPNP